Part of the Nicotiana sylvestris chromosome 5, ASM39365v2, whole genome shotgun sequence genome is shown below.
AAAAATGTTTAGAAGATGAGTTGTAAAGAAATGACCATAACCCTTTTTTCTGATGGACAAAATTTTCACCTTCAGACTTTCTTGATTTTGTAAAGTTAGTGGTATTCTTGATGTTGGTTTGGAGTGAAAGAGATGAAGAAGTAATGGAAGTGTTACCAAAATCAGATTTAAAAGAAGAAgttgaagaggaagaagaataaGAAGGAAAAACAGCAGAGGAAGAAACAAGGTTTCCAAGTTTTTCTTGAAGGCAAAAAGGACAAATCCCACCTGgggttgtattatttttgtaagGATGATTTGTACATTGGAAAATACCTTCACCTATGTTTTCTTGAACCCCTTCCATCACTATTTTCACTACTATATAGTAACTAGTAATAGCTTCTCTTCTTCTTGAGAACAGCTAACTAGAGCTTAACTTAAAGAGctgatgaaaaagaaagaaaattaagaTAGTTATGAAATGGAAAGATGGAGAGAAaagggaggagaagaagaagaagggaaaaTGGCGAGAATGGGGAGTAAAAATGAAGGAATggaaataaaggaaaaaatattATGGCATTGAAGTAGGAGAGATGGTATTCCCGAGGAGCATGTGGAATCCTGACTAACTTAGATGGAGTAGTAGTAATTAAAGGAGCTGATAAACAAGACAATAAACCCCTAGGAGCTACTAATATGCATATTAGGTCTCATTTTAACTGTTGTTTTAGCgctttttttaatttattaaaaaaaataataaatacaataTATTGTTTATTaagttttccttatttaatgaaaGTAGATTGATTTTTTCCTCTTAAACGCTATGCATTCTTATTATTtcatccgtttcaatttagatatTGATAGTTTGATTCGGCAAGAAGTTTaaggaaaaaaatacttttgaaatttgtgatcttaaaagcttaaggggtaaaagatTTGTGGGGCATTGTTCAAATTCATCCCAATCAGTTGAAATTGATAAGAGAATAAGGAAGGAGAAAGTGTCGAACTGTTTTCTCTCATTATCAAAATGAATAGAATGCCTAATCAGTAAGCTATACAAGTATATTATATACTAACTCTAGCTGCTATATTTAAGTTAACGGACAGCTGTCAACTAACTAATACCAGTTGTCAACTAAGGCACTAAGGCACAGTAGTGCATGTTACTAACTCATCTACACCCTCCCTCAAGCTAGGTGAAATGAAGATGTTTTCCATTCCTAGCTTGGACACCAAGTAAGAATGTTGCGCCTTAGTAAGACCTTTAGTAAGCACATCGGTTTGTTGCTCAGCAGAGGAAAGGTAAAGAGTAGCCACCAAACCTTGctgcaccttctcccgaataaaGTGACAATCAATGTCGATATGCTTAGTACGCTCATGGAAGACAGGATTAGCAGTTATTTGAATGGCAGATTTGTTGTCACAAAATAGAGACACAGAGAGTTGAAAATAAACCGACAGTTCCTTGAACAAGCCAATGATCCAAACAATCTCAGCCACCGTAGAAGCGAGACTCTTATACTCTACTTCAGCAGAGCTTCGAGAAATAGTTGTCTATTTCTTGGACTTCCAGGAAATCAGGGAGTCACCAAACTTCACAAGGTAACCAGTGACAGACCTCCTTGTGTTGGGACAAGAGGCCCAATCAGCATCGCAATATGCAGCCAACTTATTAGAACCAGTCGCAGACAAGAAAATACCAAGACCAGGCTCTTGTTTGACATATCTCACAACTCTACGAGTTGCCTCCATGTGAGACACCTTAGGAGCCTGCATGAATTGACTCAGACATTGCACAGCAAAAGCAATGTTTGGTCGAGTAATGGTCAAGTAGAGAAGCCTGCCAATTAACCTCTAATAACTGGAAGGATCGGTCAGGAGACAGTCAGCTGATTGACCAAAGTGTTGATCGTATTCAGCAGAAGTAAGCTTGAGATTTAATTCTATGGGTGCACCAAGAGGCTTAGAACCAGCCAGCCCCATGTCTGAAATAAGCTCTAAAGCATATTTCCTCTGATGCATCACAATACCAGTCTTGTTTCTAGCGAACTCAATACCTAAGAAGTATTTGAGTTCCCCTAGATCTTTAATCTTGAAATGTTGCTGCAAAGCATCCTTGGTCTCTTGAATTAGCTGAGCATCATCTCCAGTTATAAGGAGATCATCGACATAGATCAAAACAACCACCATCTTGCCAGCAACCTTCTTAGTAAGCAAGGAATAATCCAAATGACTTTGAGAAAACCCTGAAGAAATCAATGTAGTAGTCAACTTAATGTTCCATTGTCTAGAGGCTTGCTTAAGGCCATATAGCGACCTATGCAGCCTACAAACAGAGTGTTTCCCTAAGGGAACAAAACCTTGAAGGAGCTCCATATAAACTTCTTCATGTAGGTCGCACTGTAAGAAAGCATTAAAACATCCATATGATGTATGATCCATCCCTTAGAGGCAGCCAAGGAAATCACGGATCTCACAGTAACCATCTTCGCCACGGGTGAGAATGTCTCTTGATAATCAATACCCTCCTTTTGGTTGTATCCCTTTGCCACTAATCGTGCCTTGAACCTCTCAATTTCACTAGAGGCTTGATACTTAATTGTATACACCCTTTTACACCCTATGGCCTTCTTACCTTTGGGAAGAGGCACCCTTTTATACCCTATTTCAGCTTTCATGAAATCTTTCCATCTACTATCTTTAGCAGCTTTATGATAATTTCAGGGTTCCACTTCAATGTAAGATTTGGCAATATAGCTTTGATAAGAGGTAGACAAACCAGTGTAGTATAGCACAGAGGAAATAGGGTAGAGACAAGTATTAGCAGTAGGACGACCATTATCTGGTCTGACGAAATCCTTGAGCCAAATAGGGGTTCTACTAGTTCTGTCTGATCTTCTCAAACCAGGAAATGGTATGTCTTCGTAAGCTGGTACAATAGCTCCCTGATCGGCATTAGAAGATGGTGGTGGTTCACCTGCTATCAAGATTGTATCTGACATCACCTCTCGAGACTGTGGAGGTTCTTCTGCTGTTGTAACTATAGCCGGCAGCACTTCCTGAACATCTTGGGTGTTCTGAACTGGAAGTAAGTTAAGTGGTTGAACATCAGATAAATGCTTCTGAACAGAATATTGCATCTTCTAAACAGGACATTGCATTTGTTGAATACCCGGCATCATTTGAAAAGGATACATATCTTCATAAAACACAACATCCCTACTTACAGATATAGTTTTGTTCACCAAATCTAACAACGTGTACCCCTTTTGAGCAGCCACATAACCCAGCATAACAGCCTTAATGGCCCTTGGAGCAAATTTGTCTCTTCTAGTCAAGCTAGTAGCATAACATAGACAACCAATAACCCTCATATGCGAAAGATTAGGTGGCTTCCTGAATAAGGCCTCATATGGTGAAATATTTCCCAGAACTGTGGAAGGTATCCTGTTAATCACATAAAGGCAGCTTCGGtacaaataccccaaaacctgatAGGTAAATGACTCTGAAACCTAACAGCCCTGGCAGTTTCTAAAATATGTCTATGCCTCCTCTCCACTGCTCTATTTTATTGTAGAGTATATGGATAAGAACTCTGATGTACGATACCAAATCTGTTGAACAACTTAGTGCAATGGCTATTAAAAAACTCTGTCCCATTGTCCGATATAAATGACTTAACAGCTTTGCCAAATTGAGTGAAAACCATGACAATAAAATTCTTAAGCACAGTAACAACATCAGATTTTAGATTCAACAAGAAAACCCAAGTTTATCTGGAAAAATCATCTACTACCATAAGAAAATATCGCATTCCATTATAAGTGGGAGCTTGTAAGGACCCCAAACATCCATGTGCAACAATTGAAAAGAGTCAGTTGTTCGACTACGACTAACCGGAAATGGTGCTCTAGTTTGTCTAGCTAGTGGGCAAATAGCACAATGGTGTGATATAAAGCTAGACTTATTCCCAAGCATGGAAATCTTCCTAAGAACTGGCATATGTACATGACCTAATCTCTTATGCCATAGTTCTGCAGATACTTCAGTTGTTGCAGCCAAAGACTTCATAAGGCTCCTGGCATCTTGTCGTTTCCTTTGTGACTTCAACACGTACAAGCCATCCTCCTCTCTACCAATCCCCTTCACCTTCCCAGTGAAGAGATCctgaaagagaaagaaatgagGAAAAATGTGGCATAACAACTCAGTTCCTTAGTCAGCTTTGATACTGACAAAAGATTAAATCTAAAGTTCGGTACATATAACACACGACTTATCAGATCACCTCCAAGCAACTCACAATTACCAACTTGTGTTATCTCAGTTGAATCTCCATTTGGAAGTTATACCTTTCCTGAATTCCCTACTAATCCATCACTATTCAATAAAGATGCATCATGTATCATGTGATTTGTCGCTCCGGAATCAACTATCCATTTAGAAACATCTACAGAGGAAGAAAGTGGTTTACCTGCCATGTTAGCAATAGCCTCGCTAATGGAAGATTTACCCAACATGCTCAAAATTTGATTGTATTGCTCTTGTGTGATGACTGGAGTTGCATTCAAGTTAAGTCTTTGTTGCACATTAAGACCTCTCAGCACATTGTCACCTCCTTCTAATGGAGTGAGACATGTAGTCACTaaattctccttcttcttccctttGAAATCAGCTGGATACCTCATAATTTTGTAACATTTTTCTTTCAAGTGCCTTTTCATGCGACAGTGCTCACAAACCATCAACTTAAAGCAGCTTGTTCTTATGTGACCTTTCATATTGCACTGGTCACAATATAGGTTTTTTCTGATTCTGTCCTCCATTTCTAGCAGCAAGCAATGTTGTGGGATCGACTTTGTCCATCAAAATATAAGTGCCTCCTGCAAGTTGTTTTTGGCTTTCATCTTGCATTAATATAACATAGACTTGGTTGATGTTTGGCATAGGTTTCATCATTAAAATTTGACTGCGAGCATGACCATAATGGTCATTCAATCCCATTAGAAATTGATAAAGACGCTGCCTCTCAAAATTTACAAGAGAGTCCCTAGACTTTGCACAATCACAAGAAGGAGGTACCAGCGAGTCatactcatcccataaatctttcattCTGGAAAAATACTCTGAGATAGATGAGAGCCCCTGAGTTAATGTAGCAATTTCCCTATGCAAGTAGTAAGCTCGCGAATCATTCACCTTATCAAAGCGTTCCTCCAGGTCCTTCCAAACGAGTGCTGTACTGGAACGAAATAAGATCCCAGACAGTAGATTTCGATGCACGTTCCCCATTAGCCATGAAAGCACAATAGCATTGCAACGGTCCCAATCCTTTGCGAGATCGCCAGAATAATCAGCTCGAACAATAGAGCCATCAATAAAACATAATTTGTTGCGTCCTAGAAGAGCTACCTTCATAGCTCGGCTCCAAATCATGTAATTTTCCATACCGACAAGCTCAATCCCAACTGATAGTGAACCAGGTGTATTGGACGGATACATTTATAATGGATGATGATGATCAATTATAGGAGAAGAATTTCCCGTAGTCAAAGAAGTAGTACCGCCAGGACTCCCCATAATCGAAGCTCAAAAAGCgaaatacaaaacaaaaacagGAATTGCCGACGAATCTCTCGAAATTTCAGTCAAGTAATCGACGAAAAAAACCCTAGATTCACTCAGCTATGAATTGCCGATGAATCTCTCgaaatttcagtcaaataatCGATGAAAGAACCCTAGATTCACTCAGTTTTCGCtcccgctctgataccatgttcaAATTCATCCCAATCAGTTGAAATTGATAAGAGAATAAGCAAACAAGGAAGAAGGAGAGAGTGCCAAACTGTTTTCTCTCATTATCAAAATGAATAGAATGCCTAATCAGTAAGCTATACAAGTATATTACTATATTATATACTAACTCTAGCTGCTATATTTAAGTTAACGGACAGCTGTCAACTAAGGCACTAAGGCACAATAGTGCATGTTACAAACTCCTCTACAACcatgatatttgtgtggttataaaagcttctcattaagggtaaaatgaggagtttaaagttgaattatttcaaaatttagaaatgtgtcatttattttggaacaaactaaAAGTATCTCATCTAATTTGAAACAAAGGGAGTAATAAATGTAGTTTTATATTCCTAAAATGATAATTATTTTGGGAcaatatttttaagctaaaatgacatTTAAAATGGGACGAAGCGAGTACTTATATGTTTGTATATTATTGTAAATATAAATGCACTATATGTATGTAGCAGATGTATATTCCCtccattttaatttatgtgatataatttaattatgtacaaaatttaaaagaaaagaaagatttaAAAATTATAATCTTAAACATATATAATAATTATGTGGTAATGAAATAAAAACTTcacatttaaattatttttaaaaagctATCATTCTTGTTAAAATGGAAAGAAATACTGAATTGAAACAATGGAGTATGCATAAGGGGTATTTGCATAATTTAGATAAATTAAAGAGGAATTAGCGTAATTAACCAGTAAATCAATGTCAATATAAGTAGTACAATTTTCAATGCAGACCTATTTATCCGTGAAACAGCCAGCCTTtacagaaagaaaagaaaggaatcTCTGTATTTGCAAAGGATTTGTGCAAAGTCCAAGGTGACACTGCTGCAGCAAAGGGAAGAAGACAACGGAGATATGGGTTTACTTTTTATGGGGTTGTTTTCCATAAAGAATGTGGGAAAAGTTTCTGATAGCAGTAGATGTAAGCAAGTATTCTTCACAACTTTCATCTTTTAGCCCTGCTATATGTACCTACAGCTTTCACTTCTTTGTCGAGAGTCTTCAGTCTTCACTCATAGCTTCTTTATTAGTCAAGCTtctaaaattagtttattttaaaaaatattattttaaaagtattttgtttaaatacttataataaaaaataatttatgtttgattaattaatttgaaaaatatttttgtcaGCAATTTATAATTAAATATATTTATTAAGTCCACGAGCAAACTCAACCTAATCTCAATCAAACCTCACGGGCAACGAATTTACTTGGACCGaacttaaaaacctcatttttaaATGAAGTTTTTACCTCATGTAttaaaggttgataccttatttattttaaataaacacctttttaaaaaattatattccatagctactttttgatttttatagccaaatatctatttatggtcacctcctacCCTTAATCCATAAAATAcgttttgtattatttttctttcttatttttttagatttttctccaccactctctctctctcaacgccAATCTTTCTCCATGAATACAATCACGATTCTCCATTGATTCATCTCCATTGTCTCGCCAAATTTTCATTGTCAGTAGGTTGGGGTTCTAAATCAATGTCGAAATCAAGCCATAGAGAGAAAGATGGAGGTTCGAAATCTGCCATTGAAAGGTGAATTGATGGAAATTTTTGAGGGGTTGTATATTTGAAATATGAATTGGAGGGATTTGCAAATGAAATTATAGTGAAATATTTGGGGAATTTCTTTCgtttttgcaccaaattttgagAGTTTCGAGTCAGAATCGTGGCCCTATCGACGATACGGcattagggttgttcttgaatAAAGACGACaaagtttggggctgagcaacttgaagagtctgttacctttttttcaattgtatttcaatgtatctcgctgtattctatgtatttcattgtattcattgtctttttttcattgcatttcaatgtatctcgctgtattccatgtatttcattgtattcactgtctcgctatattccacgaatgtattcatatattttttttagttaatatAATTGATGTATgcagatgtatatatgtattcaaatgtatttgGAGTATATATTCATATGTTTTTGCACTATAGATAACCTGTTATACTTCatgtattcaatgtatttttATGCATTTAATTGTATTCAATGAATTGTATAATTTCAATATATAAATCTATTTGTAAAGACACCACAAGAAAATATTTTAGTAAAGATACCACTAAAAAAAGAAAGGATGGATTGAATCTCTTAAGATTGCTCTGTTTTTTAGGTGTTTTTCCATTGAGAATCTTTTTATAAccgaaaatacaaattttgtgtgttataattgagtttgttgagttatattaggagtctatcgcgttaattgattcacttaccGTTTTTAAACAGTTGAAGACCTTTTTTCGCaaattttgttattgtattcacgAATATAGCttgtgaatacagtcgaatacattcTCTGCTTAGCTGGACTCCCCTATTTTCTACCgagttttgctactgtattcatgaatacagtaggaAAAATATATCAAATACAGTCTATAACAATTGAAAAACATAGCTATATGAAGCAATTTAGTAAATGATGGCTATAGCAATCTAATAATcactaaaacatagtggtttctgaaaattTCTCTTTTTAATAGGTTTCAAAAATCTTAGCCCAAGCTACTAAGCTAGCATTTGGCCATAGATtccaaatttgttttaaaaaatctgatttggatgaagtttggtttgaagatgaaaatgtgtttggacatacattttcaaaatatatttccTAACTTCATTTAGGAAAAACATGTATATGATTCCCAAGTTTTGGGATTTTGGCACAAAATCAGCAATTGGGGTTAgggctgggcatatatcgggtataaCCGATAGCCCGAACCGATAAAAGCTTATTGGGGTATCGATATCGGGTAATCGGTTTAATGGTTCGGTaacattttgtattttttcactattgggttatcggttcgggccaCGGGTTGCCCAATTTCTTAACGGGTTAACCGATAACCTAATAAGATTTAATAAAATTAGGATTTTACCCAATTTCTAGGGCttcattctctctttttctcctAATTTTCCCAGCCACATTCAAGATTGCAGTTTCAATGTTCACTCTTCAGACTCTAATTCAATTTTTGAATagttcttcttcaaatttcaatgtACAACCACATTCTTAGAATCTTAGCGTAAATTTGTATTCCAAAATTACTTCTTTGTTAAGAACAAATTTCATTCCTTTCTTTTGAGTTTTACAGTAAAGTTCGATAATAAAAATATAGAATTTTTGATTGTTTTCAATTCTTTATTTTGTGCTCATGTTTAGTACTATGTTTGtacttttaaattttaaggtGAAATTGCTACTACTTTGTATTGTTATTAATGTAGTTGGATTGTTGAAGAATTAACACTATTTCAGTTGTATTTGGACAACTTTTGAATTACTAGTACTCGTATTGCTCTTGATACCATTGAACTCTGGAAAATGATTGATCTCTTGATTATAGTTTGGTAGGAACCCAAAAAATTGTAATTTATGTTCCTATTAACTAATATTTCCAGTGAAATGGATATGGAATGCTTGTGGAGTTGTAGTATCAATTTTTGAGATTGCACATGTCATGAATTTGTCAAAATGAAACATTCTTCAAATATTAGTTGTGGCTAGAACGCAGAATTAGGTAGTATACTATATGttaattcttctcttttttgcttaactcgagtgaattgtcttctcttttttgcttaactctagattgagttatcttatcgggtaaaccgataaccgaactgATAATGATCTAACTGATTAACCGATAActaatatcttatcggtttgatTATCGGTTTCTCATATTTGTAAACCAATAACCGATATGCTAAACCGATACTATTTATAACTGAAACGACTGATGCCCACCCCTAATTGGGGTGATTCTAagatttgggatttgggattttgccaaaatgtgggcaaaatttatggccaaacatgagttttgaaaataaatcccaaatttattttggcaaaactCATGGCCAAACGGGGCCTAAATTGCGAGCTAAGTTGGGCCAACCTAGTGGGCCAAACGCATATTAACAACTATACTCAGAAATATTTATTAAAAACTTCACCAAATACTAAGATTGGAAATGAAATGTCCCAAATAAGTCCTAACTTACCAACCTCTAACCATTAATTATAAACTTACCAAAATTAACCAAAATAAATAAGGATTCCAAATTCTATCCAAGAATCACACGTAAATatctccttccatatttttaaacgTGATGAAAAGAtggaaagaaaatttcatgaATGAGGTAGAAAAAAggtgattatatatatatatatatatatatatatatatatatatatatatattgatgacccaaaaggtcatcacttgcttttaaattaaattctgtgttttcgaggccttgaaaactcatttagagtcacctcgatttacgtgcgcagtccgggcgtgtagctGGAAAGCTTAGatatgaaaatctatgaaaaatgataaaatttggctATAAagtgagttaatttgacttcggtcagcGTTTTAGGTAAACAAATCCGGACCTataatttgatggtcccggagggtccataggaaaatatgggacttgggcatatgcccgaaatcgaattccgaggtcccaagcccaagaaatgaattttttaaggaaaattattttctgaaattgtttaaaggaacttgaaataaaatttgattagaacataatgctatcgggcccgtattttgattccggagcccggtacaggtcttatatatgatttaagatgtttctgtggaatttggtgaaaaacggatgtcatttgacgtgattca
Proteins encoded:
- the LOC138868369 gene encoding uncharacterized protein, which gives rise to MYPSNTPGSLSVGIELVGMENYMIWSRAMKVALLGRNKLCFIDGSIVRADYSGDLAKDWDRCNAIVLSWLMGNVHRNLLSGILFRSSTALVWKDLEERFDKVNDSRAYYLHREIATLTQGLSSISEYFSRMKDLWDEYDSLVPPSCDCAKSRDSLVNFERQRLYQFLMGLNDHYGHARSQILMMKPMPNINQVYVILMQDESQKQLAGGTYILMDKVDPTTLLAARNGGQNQKKPIL